In a genomic window of Larus michahellis chromosome 3, bLarMic1.1, whole genome shotgun sequence:
- the LOC141740298 gene encoding cullin-9-like isoform X1 yields the protein MVNERHNGNLLVHLGPKLQAYPEELLRQRRGHDGQPEYLIQWSIVSLEERAAGGSSASSAETKPENVSMWMSAEEVCASCPALLGKRKLEGQWGKEEKAAGPFAADVPLDEASLLEMKADVRSLVQRAGRQISEPGAPESSILNTIHVLSAYASIGSLAGAFKETGALDLLMRMLCHKEKQIRRSAGKMLRALASHDAGSWAYVLLSLSQQDGIEQHMDFDSRYTLLELFAETTSSEEHCMSFEGIHLPQIPGKLLFILVKRYLCVTSLMDKLSSGVEPGREQTNCAVPSLLTEERSRVKQEFEFSMAMANLILELVHVMGWDHSHKPELLPQQELRPRTAQSIFQHRATSCTAAQAAPSPPPKEPSIFKTRSAFPSRSSYVEYVQANLVQGMRVRMLEDYEQVSAGDEGDFRQSNDGTPPVQVYWQALGCTYWVHWHMVEIIGPSGQEEQEGQEKVSTLTYSHKLAAVAQPFFCKPFGGLYSLPYLGEQPTKAAEALSRAEWWELLFFVKKLEAQEQKEITCLIQQDRGEQLSDEEALIQLSVPVELAQKVLEVLEKRCQGSAQRDLRGSHIYAKYFLSKGAEQDGRGSTAVSSEGAVCKSTVSEATTAKAAKEDLSAATVPLQAPAAASKSDSQLFSELLEREGLFFPEVTEEQIKVLGSSEGTSERGSLAKIAAMVDVIRSSSTEVGLRLAGLKHIMKILEEEPEQQVSKAQGRLGTRSVGEKLVNVAVELLSTEVAEKALVVVTLRLLAVFMAKYDCRVPFATEGGVRAVLACMQQHASSALVQQAGLAALKVLVGAVSSEPGGAGGKPLPLNHADAQMMREIFASIGSASSEGSASLLSAIPAAMSTMQRVPGGSSGVQNGLLVVNMLMDSHRGLAEQLVSCDLPTVLQSCWWDGQSTVCPHAMLALSAINRLTEHRLPLGPEMAGREAPLDLRDMRRLLGGLGDGTLSKDVVVALERQLCSEGPVPSGEVAQLLQDPRCFRLLLRSFELLGAEKAVSLSILRILNKFLDGYQEDVLPWHECVEPCLSSLSAHSSEREQVVQEVVGFLHRLATASKDCAVVMCRLGTREALAKALDKHSTAPSLAPALLDLMIDCEKYAGLYKKLTTSILAGCIQLVLGQIEEHRRSHRPISIPFFDVFLHNLCRGSSVEVKEDKCWEKVQVSSNPHRASKLTDRNPKTYWESNGSTGSHFITVHMQCGVVIREMSMLVASEDSSYMPARVVVLGGDSPAAIRTELNAVTVLPSDSRVILLENMTRFWPVIQIRVKRCQQGGIDTRVRGIEVLGPKPTFWPIFKEQLCRRTFLSCTARAHAWCQEICRDRGQLLQLFGRLNRALRHEQGFADRFLPDDEAARALGRTCWEALVNPLVQSITSPDPHGSSPLAWLLSEYLESVEPPSRGAAFGSRVRRLTQLLVHVDPGSPEPEEARAAGGKEGKNKEVPARAAKAAVEKSSGLWGISQCWRGVVQQQVQRFLEAAGQAPDLVERYCGLYQRLRGATEELFGQQAAFVLALGQGFAGALLQLPFLTALHVSEQFARYLDGQIQELHGAVGSAGPLHRLQQILEPFVVFSGLELAHTFEHFYRHYLGDRLLAQGPSWLEGAIVEQIGLCFPSRFPQEMLSNLAESEELQQQFYLFQLQEQDKRLLELDTGLDEALGTASVVDVPEVKVLALSPRCWPVSPLCYMDEPGRFFSAALRAPLDEFAEFCRRSQGQLGWECTKPRRLQWTWLGHAELQFGDCVLQVSTLQMYILLCFNSAEEVAVEALVQATGLPADLVHHALTPLTHGEGILVWRCPPGAPGVLQLNQTALACASGRHLRLLPRQRYLQAERAEVSALERKRNVLCCLITRILKVEKQLHIDNLVFRVIDACQKGELGPGLQFPSFCCHSVDVLSCILHLLNQGYLRRQEERPHVLEYISAEPTTPPTSQVQPQVAFQTVEIKTAASPASAERRQTFSTFR from the exons ATGGTGAACGAGAGGCATAATGGCAACCTGCTTGTGCACCTGGGACCCAAACTGCAGGCCTACCCGGAGGAGCTGCTTCGGCAGCGGCGAGGCCACGACGGCCAGCCTGAGTACCTTATCCAGTGGAGTATTGTCAGCTTGGAAGAGAGAGCAGCGGGAGGCAGCAGTGCCTCCTCTGCAGAGACCAAGCCGGAGAACGTCTCCATGTGGATGTCTGCAGAAGAGGTCTGTGCCAGCTGCCCGGCGCTGCTGGGCAAGAGGAAGCTGGAAGGGcagtgggggaaggaggagaaggcagccgGCCCCTTTGCTGCAGATGTGCCTCTGGACGAAGCCTCGCTGCTGGAGATGAAGGCCGATGTCAGGAGCCTGGTGCAGCGGGCTGGCCGTCAGATATCTGAGCCTGGGGCCCCCGAGTCCTCCATCCTCAATACCATCCACGTGCTGAGCGCGTACGCCAGCATTGGCTCGCTGGCAGGTGCCTTCAAGGAGACGGGAGCCCTCGACTTGCTGATGAGGATGCTGTGCCACAAGGAGAAGCAAATCCGCCGCAGTGCGGGCAAGATGCTGAGGGCCCTGGCTTCGCACGATGCAG GGAGCTGGGCCTATGTCCTGCTGTCCCTGAGCCAGCAGGATGGCATTGAGCAGCACATGGACTTCGACAGTCGCTACACCTTGCTGGAGCTGTTTGCTGAGACGACATCCTCTGAAGAGCACTGCATGTCCTTTGAGGGGATTCACCTTCCCCAG ATCCCTGGGAAGCTACTGTTCATCCTGGTGAAGCGCTACCTGTGTGTCACTTCTCTCATGGACAAGCTCAGCAGTGGCGTGGAGCCGGGAAGGGAGCAGACGAACTGCGCTGTGCCCAGCCTGCTCACTGAGGAGAGGAGCCGCGTGAAGCAGGAGTTTGAGTTCAGCATGGCTATGGCAAATCTCATCTTGGAGCTGGTGCACGTGATGGGCTGGGACCACAGCCAcaagccagagctgctgccccagcaggagctgcGGCCCCGCACTGCCCAATCCATCTTCCAGCACAGGGCCACATCCTGCACCGCGGCTCAAGCAGCCCCCagtcccccaccaaaagagcccAGCATCTTCAAGACACGCTCAGCCTTCCCCAGCCGCAGCAGCTACGTGGAGTACGTGCAGGCGAACCTGGTGCAGGGCATGCGGGTGCGGATGCTGGAGGACTACGAGCAGGTCAGCGCGGGTGACGAGGGTGACTTCCGCCAGAGCAACGACGGCACGCCGCCTGTGCAG GTGTACTGGCAAGCCCTGGGCTGTACGTACTGGGTTCACTGGCACATGGTGGAGATCATTGGCCCTTCAGGGCAAGAGGAGCAGGAGGGCCAGGAGAAGGTGTCCACCCTAACATACAGCCACAAACTGGCAGCAG ttGCGCAGCCGTTTTTCTGCAAGCCCTTTGGAGGGCTGTACTCCCTGCCTTACCTGGGGGAGCAGCCGACCAAGGCTGCAGAGGCCCTGAGCCGTGCCGAGTGGTGGGAGCTGCTCTTCTTTGTGAAGAAGCTGGAAGCGCAGGAGCAGAAAGAGATCACCTGCCTCATCCAGCAGGACCGGGGAGAGCAG CTGTCCGATGAAGAAGCCTTGATCCAGCTGTCGGTACCTGTGGAGCTGGCCCAGAAGGTGCTGGAGGTCTTGGAGAAGCGGTGCCAGGGCAGTGCTCAGCGTGACCTGCGCGGCTCCCACATCTACGCCAAATACTTCCTCAGTAAGGGGGCCGAGCAGGATGGCAGGGGGAGCACCGCAGTGTCCTCGGAGGGTGCTGTCTGCAAGAGCACTGTCTCTGAAGCCACAACAGCCAAGGCAGCAAAGGAGGACCTTTCTGCAGCCACAGTGCCTCTCCAAGCCCCCGCTGCAGCATCCAAGTCGGATTCCCAGCTGTTCAGCGAGCTCCTTGAGAGGGAAGGGCTGTTCTTCCCAGAGGTGACTGAGGAGCAGATCAAAG TGTTGGGCAGCTCCGAGGGGACGAGCGAGAGGGGCTCGCTGGCCAAGATTGCAGCCATGGTGGACGTGATccggagcagcagcacagaggttGGTCTGCGTTTAGCCGGGCTCAAGCACATCATGAAGATCCTGGAGGAGGAGCCCGAGCAGCAAGTCAGCAAagcccagggcaggctggggaccaggagtgttgg ggagaagctggtgaatgTGGCAGTGGAGCTGCTGAGCACCGAGGTGGCAGAGAAGGCCCTGGTGGTGGTGACGCTGCGGCTGCTGGCCGTGTTCATGGCGAAGTACGACTGTCGCGTGCCGTTTGCCACGGAGGGGGGTGTGCGGGCTGTGCTGGCCTGCATGCAGCAGCACGCCTCCTCCGCCCTGGTGCAGCAGGCTGGCCTGGCA GCCCTGAAGGTGCtggtgggagctgtgtccagcgAGCCAGGAGGTGCCGGTGGGAAGCCCTTGCCCCTGAACCACGCCGACGCGCAGATGATGCGGGAGATCTTTGCCAGCATCGGCTCTGCCTCCAGCGAGGGCTCGGCAAGCCTGCTGAgtgccatccctgctgccatgAGCACCATGCAGAGGGTCCCAGG GGGCTCCTCAGGCGTGCAGAACGGCTTGCTGGTGGTGAACATGCTGATGGACAGCCACCGGGGCCTGGCGGAGCAGCTGGTGAGCTGCGATCTCCCCAcggtgctgcagagctgctggtgggacgGGCAGAGCACCGTCTGCCCTCACGCGATGCTGGCCCTCAGCGCCATCAACCGCCTCACGGAGCACCGGCTACCCCTGGGCCCGGAGATGGCAG GCAGAGAGGCCCCGCTGGACCTGAGGGACATGCGGAGGCTTCTGGGCGGCCTGGGGGACGGCACCTTGTCCAAGGATGTGGTGGTGGCCCTGGAGCGGCAGCTCTGCAGTGAAGGCCCCGTCCCCTCTGGCGAGGtggcccagctgctgcaggaccccCGGTGCTTCAGGCTGCTGCTGCGCAGCTTTGAGCTGCTGGGGGCGGAGAAGGCCGTGAGCCTGAGCATCCTCAG GATCCTGAACAAGTTCCTGGACGGTTACCAGGAGGATGTGCTGCCCTGGCACGAGTGTGTGGAGCCCTGTTTGTCCTCCCTGAGTGCCCACAGCAGTGAGCGGGAG CAGGTGGTGCAGGAGGTCGTTGGCTTCCTGCACCGCCTGGCCACTGCCAGCAAGGACTGCGCGGTGGTGATGTGCCGCCTGGGCACCCGCGAGGCTCTGGCCAAAGCCCTGGACAAGCACAGCACGGCCCCGTCGCTGGCGCCAGCCCTGCTCGACCTGATGATTGACTGTGAGAAGTACGCCGGTCTCTACAAGAAGCTGACGACCAGCATCTTGGctggctgcatccag CTGGTCCTGGGGCAGATTGAGGAGCACCGCCGGAGCCACCGGCCCATCAGCATCCCCTTCTTTGATGTCTTTCTGCACAACCTGTGCCGAG GCTCCAGCGTGGAGGTGAAGGAGGACAAGTGCTGGGAGAAGGTGCAGGTCTCCTCCAACCCCCACCGTGCCAGCAAGCTCACGGACAGGAACCCCAAGACCTACTGGGAGTCGAACGGCAGCACCGGCTCCCACTTCATCACTGTCCACATGCAGTGTGGTGTGGTGATCAG GGAGATGAGCATGCTGGTGGCCAGCGAGGACTCCAGCTACATGCCGGCCCGTGTCGTGGTGCTGGGGGGAGACAGCCCTGCCGCCATCAGAACTGAGCTCAACGCG GTGACCGTCCTGCCCTCGGACAGCAGAGTGATCCTGCTGGAGAACATGACCCGCTTCTGGCCCGTCATCCAGATCCGGGTGAAGCGGTGCCAGCAG GGCGGCATTGACACACGTGTGCGTGGCATCGAGGTGCTGGGTCCCAAGCCCACTTTCTGGCCCATCTTCAAGGAGCAACTGTGCCGGCGGACGTTCCTCTCCTGCACTGCTCGGGCTCATGCCTGGTGCCAGGAGATCTGCCGGGACcgggggcagctgctgcagctctttgGCAG GCTGAACCGGGCGCTGCGGCACGAGCAGGGCTTCGCCGACCGCTTCCTCCCTGACGACGAGGCGGCCCGGGCCTTGGGCAGGACGTGCTGGGAGGCCTTGGTGAACCCCTTGGTGCAGAGCATCACCAGCCCAG ACCCCCACGGCAGCAGCCCTCTGGCCTGGCTGCTGAGCGAGTACCTGGAGAGTGTGGAGCCACCAAGCCGCGGTGCTGCCTTTGGTTCCCGTGTGCGGCGCCTGACCCAGCTCCTGGTGCATGTGGACCCCGGCAGCCCAGAGCCAGAGGAGGCAAGAGCAGCTG gcgggaaggaggggaagaacaAGGAGGTGCCGGCCAGAGCTGCGAAGGCGGCGGTGGAGAAGTCAAGTGGCCTGTGGGGCATCTCGCAGTGCTGGCGTGGCGTGGTGCAACAGCAG GTGCAGCGGTTcctggaggcagcagggcaggcgcCGGACCTTGTGGAGCGATACTGCGGGCTGTACCAGCGCCTGCGCGGTGCCACGGAGGAGCTCTTTGGGCAGCAGGCCGCCTTTGTgctggccctgggccagggcttcGCGGGAGCGTTGCTGCAGCTCCCCTTCCTTACCGCCCTGCAC GTGAGCGAGCAGTTCGCCCGCTACCTGGACGGGCAGATCCAGGAGCTCCACGGGGCTGTGGGCAGCGCAGGGCCGCTGCACCGGCTGCAGCAGATCCTGGAGCCCTTCGTCGTCTTCAGTGGCCTGGAGCTCGCCCACACCTTCGAGCACTTCTACCG GCACTACCTGGGGGACCGGCTCCTGGCGCAAGGACCGTCTTGGCTGGAAGGAGCCATCGTGGAGCAGATCGGGCTGTGCTTCCCCAGCCGCTTcccccaggagatgctgagcaACTTGGCTGAGTCGGAGGAGCTCCAGCAGCAGTTTTacctcttccagctgcaggagcaggacaaGCGTCTGCTGGAGCTGGACACGGGCCTGGACGAG GCCCTGGGGACGGCCTCGGTGGTGGACGTGCCGGAGGTGAAGGTGCTGGCCCTGTCCCCGCGCTGCTGGCCTGTTTCCCCGTTGTGCTACATGGACGAACCCGGGAGGTTTTTCTCAGCGGCCCTGCGCGCCCCCCTGGATGAGTTTGCCGAGTTCTGCAGGCGGA GCCAGGGCCAGCTGGGCTGGGAGTGCACGAAGCCGCGGCGGTTGCAGTGGACGTGGCTGGGCCATGCCGAGCTGCAGTTTGGAGACTGCGTCCTCCAGGTGTCCACGCTGCAGATGTACATCCTGCTGTGCTTCAACAGCGCCGAG GAGGTGGCTGTGGAGGCCCTGGTGCAGGCTACGGGGCTCCCTGCTGACCTGGTGCACCACGCACTGACACCGCTGACCCACGGCGAGGGCATCCTGGTGTGGAGATGCCCACCGGGAG CTCCAGGTGTGCTGCAGCTGAACCAGACAGCCCTGGCCTGTGCCTCTGGCCGCCACCTGAGGCTGCTGCCCCGGCAGAGGTACCTGCAGGCAGAGAGGGCTGAGGTGAGCGCCCTGGAAAGGAAGAGGAACGTCCTCTGCTGCCTCATCACCCGCATCCtcaaggtggagaagcagcttCACATTGACAACCTGGTGTTTAGG GTGATTGATGCCTGCCAGAAGGGCGAGTTGGGGCCAGGGCTGCAGTTCCCGAGCTTCTGCTGCCACAGCGTGGACGTGCTGTCCTGTATTCTGCACCTGCTGAACCAGGGCTATCTCCGGCGCCAGGAGGAGAGGCCTCATGTCTTGGAATACATCTCTGCTGAACCCACAACACCCCCTACCTCTCAGGTCCAGCCCCAAGTTGCCTTCCAAACAGTAGAGATCAAGACAGCAGCAAGCCCAGCCTCTGCTGAAAGGAGACAGACTTTTTCCACCTTCAGGTAG